CATATCTACTAAGGAATGCAAGGGGTTCTAGGTTCACAGACATAGATTTTCCCTCAAGTCCCTTCGCCCGGATCGCCTCGGTGCAAGTGCGTTCGAGCTTCGCAACATCAAGAGGCAATGCCAGCGTTAGCTCCAGCTTTTCAGGGTCAGCACCTCTGGATGATTGCGTCTTTTGGAGAAAATCAGCAAAGCCAGCACCAAGGTCGAAAAGTGTAGTCGAGGTGGATGGGTGATTCCAGATGTAGGCTTTGGCGAAAAAATCAAAGAGTTCTTCCCCCATGACGTAACGTAAGGCTGGAAAATCGGCTCGGAGGCACTCTAAAAGTCTTAACCAATATCCTTGGGCATAAATGCCGAGCCGAGTCAAGGGTATAGCACCTCCAGACTGGGCAATGATTTCATCTTCGTTCAGACAAAAGCGGTTACGGGCAAGGTGCAATCCGTTTTGCAGCCCCCCCGGAGAGGTGATCGCTGTCATCAGCCACTTTTGGATGTCAGATAACA
Above is a window of Nostoc sp. UHCC 0702 DNA encoding:
- a CDS encoding putative DNA-binding domain-containing protein, which produces MSQPMLSDIQKWLMTAITSPGGLQNGLHLARNRFCLNEDEIIAQSGGAIPLTRLGIYAQGYWLRLLECLRADFPALRYVMGEELFDFFAKAYIWNHPSTSTTLFDLGAGFADFLQKTQSSRGADPEKLELTLALPLDVAKLERTCTEAIRAKGLEGKSMSVNLEPLAFLSRYDLKIQVAPCLRLINLSFPLINFLEAIERGEENPALPEPKPCHIAITRIRYRVYMSEIQSWQYYFLKSAEAYSSPYDCATKCSQESDKPLDDILSQLVLWLPLALNSGFLTIDD